Within Caulobacter segnis, the genomic segment CCCGAGGGAGAGGGAGACTAAACCCGCTCCGCCGCCTTCTCCGCCGCCGCCAATCGCGTCGCCATGTCCTTCCCATAGATCTTCGACACCCGTTCCAGCACCTGGGCGGGCGCCGTCTCCGGCCGGCCCGCGTTGAACGGCGGATCGGGCGCGTACTCGACCGCCAGCTGGATGCTCTGGGCCATGTCGTCGCCGGCCAGCTCGGCCACCACGGTCAGGGCGAAGTCGATGCCGGCGGTCACGCCGCCGCCGGTGATGTAGCGGCCGTCGCGCGCCACCCGCGCCGGATCGGGGATCGCTCCGAACAGCACCAGCTGGTCGCGCCATGCCCAGTGGCAGGCCGCCCGCCGCCCCTTCAACAGCCCCGCCGCCCCCAGCACCAGCGAGCCGGTGCAGACCGAGGTCACATAGCGGGCCTCGTCGGCCAGCCGGCGAACCTCCGCGATGAAGTCGCGATCGTTCATCGCCTCGGTGACGCCGAAGCCGCCGGGGATCAGCAACAGGTCGCAGGCCTCGACGTCCTGCAGCCTGGCCAGGCGCGTGAACACCAGGCCGTCGGCCTCGACGTCCGCGCCGTCCAGGCTGGCGACCGTGACCTTGGCCCCGGGCAGCCGGCACAGGACCTGGTGCGGACCGGTGAAGTCCAGGTGCGTCA encodes:
- a CDS encoding DJ-1/PfpI family protein encodes the protein MSQTLQIVIALFPGVTHLDFTGPHQVLCRLPGAKVTVASLDGADVEADGLVFTRLARLQDVEACDLLLIPGGFGVTEAMNDRDFIAEVRRLADEARYVTSVCTGSLVLGAAGLLKGRRAACHWAWRDQLVLFGAIPDPARVARDGRYITGGGVTAGIDFALTVVAELAGDDMAQSIQLAVEYAPDPPFNAGRPETAPAQVLERVSKIYGKDMATRLAAAEKAAERV